One window from the genome of Streptococcus parasanguinis encodes:
- a CDS encoding DegV family protein: MKWKIIADSGCDYRSLDNLAPDTEFVSVPLTIQVGETIYTDDAHLNIDQMMEEMYATTTASKSACPSPDDYMKSFEVAENIVVVTITGTLSGSYNSAEVAKKIYLEEHPNTNIHVINSLSAGGEVDLIVRKLNQLVAEGLDFDQVVDVITTYQSKTKLLFVLAKVDNLVKNGRLSKLLGTVVGLLNIRMVGEASKTGTLELLQKARGQKKAIKAAFDELIKAGYAGGHITIAHRNNEKFIEQFSALIREKFAHAMIEVLPTSGLCSFYAEEGGLLMGYEI, translated from the coding sequence ATGAAATGGAAAATTATTGCGGATTCAGGCTGTGACTACCGCTCTTTGGACAATCTGGCACCGGATACGGAGTTTGTCAGTGTCCCATTGACCATCCAAGTGGGGGAGACCATCTATACAGACGACGCCCACCTCAATATCGATCAGATGATGGAAGAGATGTATGCGACTACGACAGCTTCTAAGTCTGCCTGTCCGAGTCCTGATGACTACATGAAGTCTTTTGAAGTGGCTGAAAATATTGTCGTAGTCACCATCACTGGAACCCTTTCAGGTAGCTACAATAGTGCTGAGGTAGCTAAGAAGATTTATCTAGAAGAGCATCCGAATACCAATATTCACGTGATTAATAGCTTGTCAGCTGGGGGCGAGGTAGACCTGATCGTTCGCAAACTCAACCAGTTGGTCGCTGAAGGCCTCGATTTTGATCAAGTGGTCGATGTGATCACCACCTACCAGTCTAAGACAAAGTTGCTCTTTGTTTTGGCTAAAGTTGATAATCTGGTCAAAAATGGGCGTCTCAGCAAATTGCTCGGAACTGTTGTCGGGCTCCTCAATATCCGTATGGTCGGCGAAGCTAGTAAGACGGGTACCCTTGAGTTGCTTCAAAAAGCACGGGGCCAAAAGAAAGCGATCAAGGCGGCTTTTGATGAATTAATCAAGGCGGGTTATGCTGGCGGACATATCACCATCGCCCACCGCAACAATGAAAAATTTATCGAGCAATTCTCTGCATTGATTCGAGAAAAATTTGCCCATGCAATGATTGAAGTCCTTCCTACTTCTGGACTTTGTAGTTTCTATGCCGAAGAAGGCGGGCTCCTCATGGGCTATGAAATTTAA
- a CDS encoding TetR/AcrR family transcriptional regulator, producing MAERKISEKSLENLKRFNRENNAITRESIEISLLQLLEKKDLNKITISELVQRAGVSRAAFYRNYDSKEEILESIFQSSIAKITKSLDGYNLKTDLYQVWVYLFKEVKKEAKIISLAIDYNFERLLTKAVYDFLEKRNGSSSNGAGSYLNSFWSSAIVSVISKWIKDGMKIPAEKIATLGLPLFPQKKK from the coding sequence ATGGCAGAAAGAAAAATATCCGAGAAATCCTTGGAAAATCTCAAACGATTTAACCGAGAAAACAATGCGATTACACGAGAATCCATCGAAATCTCTCTCCTGCAATTATTGGAGAAAAAAGATCTGAATAAGATCACCATATCTGAGCTGGTTCAGCGTGCCGGTGTCTCTCGCGCAGCCTTTTACCGAAATTATGACTCCAAGGAAGAGATTCTAGAGTCCATCTTTCAGTCTAGTATCGCAAAGATTACCAAGTCTTTAGATGGCTACAACCTCAAGACAGATCTCTACCAGGTCTGGGTCTACCTCTTTAAGGAAGTCAAGAAAGAAGCCAAAATCATTAGCTTGGCCATTGATTATAATTTTGAGCGACTCTTGACCAAGGCAGTCTATGACTTTTTAGAAAAACGAAATGGCAGCTCCTCGAATGGCGCTGGCAGCTACCTCAATTCTTTCTGGAGCTCAGCCATTGTCTCTGTCATCTCCAAATGGATCAAGGATGGCATGAAGATCCCCGCCGAGAAAATCGCGACCCTAGGGCTGCCCCTCTTTCCACAAAAGAAAAAGTAA
- a CDS encoding HD domain-containing protein, with protein MIEERIQAAKQYVKTLFADRADGHDVEHTLRVYTNAMRIAQAEGPCDLEIVGLSALLHDADDDKLFHTENNANARMFLEELGTSKKQIDQICRVINAVSFSKNRGKHPETLEGKIVQDADRLDAIGAVGIARTFSYGGHKGRSLTDTVQHFHDKLLLLKDEMNTETAKQIAESRHQFLITFLKELEKEL; from the coding sequence ATGATCGAAGAACGAATCCAAGCTGCTAAGCAGTATGTTAAAACCTTATTTGCTGATCGAGCGGATGGCCATGATGTAGAGCATACCCTCCGCGTCTATACCAATGCTATGAGAATCGCACAAGCAGAAGGTCCATGTGATCTGGAGATAGTGGGCCTGTCAGCTCTTCTTCACGATGCTGATGATGATAAATTGTTTCATACAGAGAATAATGCGAATGCTCGCATGTTTCTAGAAGAGCTGGGTACCTCTAAAAAGCAAATCGACCAGATTTGTCGGGTTATCAATGCTGTTTCTTTCAGCAAAAATCGTGGGAAACATCCAGAAACCTTAGAAGGCAAGATTGTCCAGGATGCAGACCGCCTGGATGCGATAGGAGCTGTAGGTATTGCGAGAACTTTTTCCTATGGTGGCCACAAAGGGAGGTCCCTCACTGATACCGTCCAACATTTCCATGACAAGTTGCTCCTCTTGAAAGATGAAATGAACACGGAGACTGCTAAGCAAATAGCAGAAAGTCGCCATCAATTTTTAATCACCTTTCTAAAAGAACTAGAGAAGGAACTCTAA
- a CDS encoding polysaccharide deacetylase family protein: MSKRRVPKKIKVLLGINALLLVCIFICSFLLIKRITQPSDGNTSGTAMTRSLDEHSSSIEWTRVKKPVKLPILMYHSVHNMAESEAANANLIVDPETFESQLKALKNAGYYTLTPEEAYRILAKNEVPKGKKYVWLTFDDGVEDFYTIVYPLLKKYKMTATNNIITDFTQKEKENVLTFDQIKEMKSAGLTFESHTVNHPDLANSSLETQKNELVASKRLLDKVLDQNTSVIVYPSGRYSQVTIDQAKKADYKLGLTTKNGLASSADGLYSLKRVRILPTTTGEDLLAMMQD, translated from the coding sequence ATGAGTAAACGAAGAGTACCTAAAAAAATCAAAGTCCTACTTGGAATCAATGCACTCCTCTTGGTCTGTATCTTTATTTGTAGCTTTCTTCTAATCAAGCGGATCACTCAGCCGAGTGATGGAAATACCAGCGGCACTGCCATGACGCGCTCGCTAGATGAACACAGTTCCTCTATCGAGTGGACCCGAGTGAAAAAACCGGTCAAACTGCCCATCCTCATGTACCACTCCGTGCACAATATGGCCGAGTCTGAAGCTGCCAATGCCAATCTGATTGTCGATCCAGAAACCTTTGAAAGCCAACTAAAGGCCCTGAAAAATGCGGGTTACTACACATTGACGCCAGAGGAAGCCTATCGCATCCTCGCTAAAAATGAAGTCCCCAAAGGAAAGAAATATGTCTGGCTGACCTTTGATGATGGTGTCGAGGATTTCTATACCATCGTCTATCCGCTTCTTAAGAAATACAAGATGACCGCCACTAACAATATCATCACGGACTTTACCCAAAAAGAAAAAGAAAATGTCCTGACCTTTGACCAAATCAAAGAGATGAAAAGTGCTGGCTTGACCTTTGAAAGCCATACGGTCAATCATCCAGACCTAGCCAATTCCAGTCTTGAGACCCAAAAGAATGAGCTGGTTGCTTCTAAACGCCTGCTAGATAAGGTGCTGGATCAAAATACCAGCGTTATCGTCTACCCATCTGGTCGCTACAGCCAGGTCACAATCGACCAAGCCAAGAAAGCTGACTACAAACTAGGCCTCACTACTAAAAATGGACTAGCCAGCTCCGCTGATGGACTCTATTCCCTCAAACGAGTCCGGATCCTTCCAACCACTACAGGAGAGGACCTTTTAGCTATGATGCAAGATTAA
- a CDS encoding homoserine dehydrogenase: MSVKIALLGFGTVASGVPFLLKENHEKITQAAQDEIEIAKVLVRDDAEKEKLQAAGHDYNFVTNVDEIIEDKDIAIVVELMGRIEPAKTFITRALEAGKHVVSANKDLLAVHGSELLEIAQKHKVALYYEAAVAGGIPILRTLVNSLASDKVTKVLGVVNGTSNFMMTKMVEEGWTYEDALAEAQRLGYAESDPTNDVEGIDAAYKMVILSQFAFGMNIQFDQVGHKGISQITPQDVSVAQSLGYVIKLVGSIVETESGIAAEVTPTFLPKQHPLAGVNDVMNAVYVESIGIGESMYYGPGAGQKPTATSVVADIVRIVRRLKEGTIGKAFNEYSRPLQLAKPEDVKNNYYFSIKAPDATGQILRLAEIFNAEGASFKQILQEDSDGHYASVVIITHQVNQTQFKNLVEKLDSEANFELLNTFKVLGE; this comes from the coding sequence ATGTCTGTTAAGATTGCCTTACTAGGATTTGGTACTGTTGCTAGTGGCGTACCATTTTTATTAAAAGAAAACCATGAAAAAATCACCCAGGCAGCTCAAGATGAAATCGAGATCGCCAAGGTCTTAGTTCGAGATGATGCGGAAAAGGAAAAATTGCAAGCTGCTGGTCATGACTACAACTTTGTGACCAATGTTGATGAGATCATTGAAGACAAGGACATTGCCATCGTGGTCGAATTGATGGGTCGTATCGAGCCAGCGAAAACCTTTATCACCCGTGCGCTGGAAGCAGGCAAGCACGTAGTTTCTGCTAACAAAGACCTTCTTGCCGTTCATGGAAGCGAGTTGCTAGAGATTGCTCAAAAACACAAAGTGGCCCTTTATTATGAAGCTGCCGTAGCTGGTGGGATCCCAATCCTTCGGACCTTGGTGAATTCTTTGGCCTCAGACAAGGTGACCAAAGTGCTCGGTGTGGTCAATGGAACCTCTAACTTCATGATGACCAAAATGGTCGAAGAAGGCTGGACTTATGAGGATGCTTTAGCAGAAGCGCAACGTCTTGGTTACGCTGAAAGTGATCCAACCAACGACGTTGAAGGAATTGATGCTGCTTACAAGATGGTGATCTTGAGCCAGTTCGCTTTTGGAATGAATATCCAATTTGACCAAGTAGGTCACAAAGGAATCAGCCAAATCACTCCTCAAGATGTCTCAGTTGCTCAAAGCCTTGGCTATGTCATTAAGCTTGTCGGCTCTATCGTTGAAACAGAGTCAGGGATCGCAGCAGAAGTGACACCAACCTTCCTTCCAAAACAACATCCACTCGCAGGAGTGAACGACGTTATGAATGCGGTCTATGTGGAATCCATCGGTATTGGGGAGTCTATGTACTACGGACCAGGTGCTGGTCAAAAACCAACTGCGACCAGTGTCGTAGCCGACATCGTTCGCATTGTCCGTCGACTAAAAGAAGGAACAATCGGTAAAGCCTTCAATGAATACAGCCGCCCTCTTCAATTGGCTAAACCAGAAGACGTGAAGAACAATTATTACTTCTCAATCAAGGCACCAGATGCGACTGGTCAAATCTTGCGTCTTGCGGAGATCTTTAATGCAGAAGGAGCTTCCTTCAAGCAAATCCTCCAAGAAGATTCAGATGGTCACTATGCAAGTGTGGTGATCATTACCCACCAAGTCAACCAAACACAATTCAAGAACTTGGTTGAAAAATTGGATTCAGAGGCGAATTTCGAACTCTTGAATACCTTTAAAGTCTTGGGAGAATAA
- the thrB gene encoding homoserine kinase, with amino-acid sequence MKIIVPATSANVGPGFDSVGIAVTRYLTIEVLEPADAWFIEHDLGAGIPTDEKNLLLSTALSISTDMQPHRIKMTSEVPLARGLGSSSSVIVAGIELANQLANLQLSDAEKLRIATEIEGHPDNVAPAIFGNMVIASYIGEDVQYVTADFPSCDLVAFVPSYQLKTSDSRNVLPKEWSYKEAVAASSVANVAIAALLKGDLLTAGRSIESDHFHERYRQSLVKEFPQVKEVAHAHGAYATYLSGAGPTIMNLLAPEHTAAFVAALEKLGLDGQIFQLKIDTFGVRVEN; translated from the coding sequence ATGAAAATTATTGTTCCAGCAACCAGTGCCAATGTAGGGCCAGGTTTTGATTCTGTTGGGATTGCCGTGACTCGCTATTTGACTATTGAAGTCCTTGAACCAGCTGATGCTTGGTTTATTGAGCATGATCTTGGAGCAGGGATTCCGACAGATGAGAAAAACCTTTTGCTCTCAACAGCTCTTTCTATCTCAACTGATATGCAACCCCATCGGATCAAGATGACTAGTGAAGTGCCTTTGGCGCGTGGTCTGGGTTCTTCTAGCTCGGTCATTGTCGCAGGGATTGAATTGGCTAACCAATTAGCCAACCTCCAGCTATCAGATGCTGAGAAATTGCGCATCGCGACCGAGATCGAAGGTCATCCGGATAATGTAGCTCCAGCTATCTTTGGGAATATGGTCATTGCGAGCTACATCGGTGAAGATGTCCAATATGTCACGGCTGACTTCCCAAGCTGTGACCTTGTGGCCTTTGTACCGAGCTACCAATTGAAGACCAGTGATAGTCGGAATGTCCTACCGAAAGAATGGTCTTATAAGGAAGCTGTTGCAGCTAGTAGCGTAGCCAATGTCGCTATCGCAGCTCTCCTCAAGGGAGATTTGCTGACGGCTGGTCGCTCCATCGAGTCTGATCATTTCCACGAACGCTACCGTCAATCTCTTGTCAAAGAGTTTCCTCAGGTCAAAGAAGTCGCCCATGCGCATGGGGCTTACGCCACCTATCTGTCGGGAGCAGGCCCAACGATCATGAACCTCTTAGCGCCAGAGCATACAGCAGCCTTTGTCGCAGCTCTCGAAAAACTCGGGCTAGATGGTCAGATTTTCCAACTTAAAATTGACACATTTGGCGTTCGTGTTGAGAATTAA
- the murB gene encoding UDP-N-acetylmuramate dehydrogenase — MNEKMNQILEGIDIRFQEPLKHYTFTKVGGNAEFLAFPRNQYELKRIVQFANQEQIPWMVLGNASNIIVRDGGIPGFVIMFDRLRDISVDGYVIEAEAGAKLIDTTHVALHHSLKGFEFASGIPGSVGGAVFMNAGAYGGEIAHVLVSCKVLTKDGEIETLSASELAFGYRHSKIQETGAVVISAKFALSPGNHEAIKQEMDRLTHLRQLKQPLEYPSCGSVFKRPVGHFAGQLISEAGLKGYRIGGVEVSEKHAGFMVNVDNGTAKDYEDLIAHVIEAVEAHSGVRLEAEVRIIGQA; from the coding sequence ATGAATGAAAAAATGAATCAAATTCTTGAAGGGATTGATATCCGTTTTCAAGAACCTTTAAAACATTATACCTTCACAAAGGTAGGTGGGAATGCTGAATTTTTAGCCTTTCCCCGCAACCAATACGAATTAAAACGCATCGTTCAATTTGCCAACCAAGAGCAAATTCCATGGATGGTCCTGGGCAATGCATCCAATATCATTGTCCGCGATGGGGGCATTCCGGGATTTGTCATTATGTTTGATCGCTTGCGTGACATCAGTGTGGATGGTTATGTGATCGAAGCAGAGGCAGGTGCTAAACTCATCGACACCACCCATGTGGCCTTGCACCATAGTTTGAAAGGCTTCGAGTTTGCTAGTGGCATTCCAGGCAGTGTTGGTGGCGCAGTCTTTATGAATGCTGGAGCTTATGGAGGAGAGATCGCGCATGTCCTCGTATCCTGTAAGGTCTTGACCAAAGACGGAGAGATCGAAACTCTGTCAGCGAGTGAACTAGCTTTTGGCTACCGTCATTCTAAGATTCAAGAGACAGGTGCTGTTGTCATCTCTGCCAAATTTGCTTTGTCACCAGGCAATCACGAGGCGATCAAGCAGGAGATGGATCGGTTGACCCATCTTCGTCAGTTAAAACAGCCCCTTGAATACCCTTCTTGTGGATCCGTCTTTAAGCGTCCTGTCGGTCATTTTGCAGGTCAATTGATCAGCGAAGCAGGTCTGAAAGGCTATCGAATCGGTGGTGTTGAAGTTTCTGAAAAACATGCCGGCTTTATGGTCAATGTCGATAATGGAACAGCTAAGGACTACGAAGACCTGATCGCCCATGTCATTGAGGCAGTAGAAGCTCACTCAGGCGTCCGTTTAGAAGCAGAAGTTCGCATTATCGGCCAAGCCTAA
- a CDS encoding ABC transporter ATP-binding protein, with product MKKPIIEFKNVSKVFEDSGTVVLKDINFELEEGKFYTLLGASGSGKSTILNIIAGLLDATTGDVYLDGERINDVPTNKRDVHTVFQSYALFPHMTVFENVAFPLRLKKVDKAEIERRVSEVLKMVQLAGFEKRSIQKLSGGQRQRVAIARAIINEPRVVLLDEPLSALDLKLRTDMQYELRELQQRLGITFVFVTHDQEEALAMSDWIFVMNEGEIVQSGTPVDIYDEPINHFVATFIGESNILDGRMIEDYLVEFNGKRFEAVDGGMRPNEPVEVVIRPEDLQITLPEEGKLQVKVDTQLFRGVHYEIIAYDDLGNEWMIHSTRKAIVGEVIGLDFEPEDIHVMRLNETEEEFDARIEEYVEVEEQEAGLINAIEEERDEENNL from the coding sequence TTGAAAAAACCAATTATTGAGTTTAAAAATGTTTCAAAGGTCTTTGAAGATAGCGGTACCGTTGTCCTAAAGGATATCAATTTTGAATTGGAAGAAGGGAAGTTCTATACCCTGCTTGGTGCGTCTGGATCTGGAAAATCGACCATCCTTAATATCATTGCCGGTCTTTTGGATGCGACGACTGGAGATGTCTACCTTGATGGGGAACGGATCAATGATGTCCCTACCAACAAACGGGATGTCCACACCGTCTTTCAGTCCTATGCCCTGTTTCCACATATGACGGTCTTTGAAAATGTGGCTTTTCCCCTTCGTTTGAAAAAGGTGGATAAGGCTGAGATCGAACGTCGGGTTTCAGAAGTCTTGAAAATGGTCCAGTTAGCGGGATTTGAAAAACGTTCGATCCAAAAATTATCCGGTGGTCAACGCCAGCGGGTAGCGATTGCACGGGCTATTATCAATGAACCACGAGTGGTCCTTTTAGATGAGCCCTTGTCTGCCCTTGACTTGAAGCTGCGGACAGACATGCAGTATGAGTTGCGGGAATTGCAACAACGTTTGGGGATTACCTTTGTCTTTGTTACCCATGACCAAGAAGAAGCCCTTGCCATGAGTGACTGGATCTTTGTCATGAATGAAGGGGAAATCGTCCAATCTGGTACTCCTGTGGATATCTATGATGAACCGATCAACCACTTTGTAGCCACCTTTATCGGGGAGTCCAACATTCTGGATGGTCGCATGATCGAGGACTACTTGGTTGAGTTCAATGGCAAACGCTTTGAAGCTGTCGATGGGGGAATGCGTCCAAATGAACCAGTTGAAGTTGTCATTCGTCCTGAAGACTTGCAAATCACTCTTCCTGAAGAAGGCAAGCTCCAAGTGAAGGTGGACACCCAGCTCTTCCGTGGTGTGCATTACGAGATCATCGCCTATGATGATTTGGGAAATGAGTGGATGATTCACTCCACTCGTAAGGCCATCGTGGGAGAAGTCATCGGGCTAGACTTTGAACCAGAAGATATCCACGTTATGCGTCTCAATGAAACCGAAGAAGAATTCGATGCTCGGATCGAAGAGTACGTTGAAGTGGAAGAGCAAGAAGCTGGTTTGATTAATGCCATTGAGGAGGAAAGAGATGAAGAAAACAACCTCTAA
- a CDS encoding ABC transporter permease, with amino-acid sequence MKKTTSNLFILPYFLWIFLFVLAPVVMIIFQSFFNVEGQFSLENYKEFFTSQNLTYLKMSFNSVLYAGIVTLVTLLISYPTAYFLTLLKHRQLWLMLIVLPTWVNLLLKAYAFIGIFGQNGSINSFLSFLGVAPQQILFTDFSFIFVASYIELPFMILPIFNVLDDLDPNLINASYDLGANRWDTFRLVVFPLSMNGVRSGVQSVFIPSLSLFMLTRMIGGNRVITLGTAIEQHFLTTQNWGMGSTIGVVLILAMLFTMWATRERRER; translated from the coding sequence ATGAAGAAAACAACCTCTAATCTATTTATCCTCCCCTATTTCTTGTGGATTTTTCTCTTTGTCTTGGCTCCTGTAGTCATGATCATCTTTCAATCCTTTTTTAACGTTGAAGGGCAGTTTTCACTTGAAAACTACAAAGAGTTCTTTACTTCGCAAAATCTGACCTATTTAAAGATGAGCTTTAATTCGGTCCTTTATGCCGGAATCGTCACCCTGGTGACGCTCTTGATCTCCTACCCGACTGCTTACTTTTTGACGCTGCTCAAACACCGGCAGTTGTGGTTGATGTTGATCGTCTTGCCAACCTGGGTCAATCTCTTGCTCAAGGCCTATGCCTTTATCGGAATCTTTGGTCAAAACGGCTCCATCAATAGCTTTTTAAGCTTTCTCGGAGTCGCTCCCCAGCAGATCCTCTTTACCGATTTCTCCTTTATCTTTGTAGCTAGCTACATCGAGTTGCCTTTTATGATCTTGCCGATCTTTAATGTCTTAGATGACTTAGATCCAAACTTGATTAATGCCAGCTATGATTTGGGAGCCAATCGTTGGGATACCTTCCGTCTTGTGGTCTTCCCCTTGTCCATGAATGGAGTCCGCTCAGGTGTACAATCTGTCTTTATTCCTAGTCTGAGCCTCTTCATGTTGACACGGATGATCGGTGGAAATCGCGTCATTACCTTAGGGACTGCGATTGAACAGCACTTCCTGACAACACAAAACTGGGGAATGGGTTCTACCATCGGAGTTGTTCTGATCCTTGCCATGCTCTTTACCATGTGGGCAACAAGAGAAAGGAGAGAACGATGA
- a CDS encoding ABC transporter permease encodes MKKVSHFYLGFVFLILYLPIFYLIFYAFNKGGDMNAFTGFTLEHFNELFADSRLMLILSETFLLAFLSALIATVIGTFGAIYIYQSKKKLEGPLLSINNILMVAPDVMIGASFLILFTTVKYQLGFLSVLASHVAFSIPIVVLMVLPRLKEMNRDMVNAAYDLGATQVQMLKEIMLPYLTPAIIAGYFMAFTYSLDDFAVTFFVTGNGFTTLSVEIYSRARQGISLSINALSALVFLFSVLLVIGYYIITREKEEAA; translated from the coding sequence ATGAAAAAAGTATCTCATTTCTATCTAGGTTTCGTCTTTCTGATCCTCTATCTTCCCATCTTCTATTTGATCTTTTATGCCTTCAATAAAGGGGGAGATATGAATGCCTTCACGGGCTTCACGCTTGAGCATTTCAATGAATTGTTCGCAGATAGTCGCCTCATGCTGATCTTATCAGAGACCTTCCTCTTGGCCTTCTTGTCAGCCTTGATTGCGACAGTGATTGGAACCTTTGGAGCCATTTATATTTACCAATCCAAGAAAAAGTTAGAAGGACCTTTGCTCTCCATTAACAACATTCTCATGGTAGCGCCAGACGTTATGATCGGGGCCAGCTTCTTGATTCTCTTTACGACGGTCAAGTACCAGCTAGGTTTCCTATCTGTTCTGGCTAGCCACGTAGCCTTCTCGATTCCCATTGTGGTCTTGATGGTCTTGCCACGTCTCAAGGAAATGAACCGAGATATGGTCAATGCTGCCTATGACCTGGGAGCTACTCAAGTGCAAATGCTCAAAGAGATCATGTTGCCCTATCTGACACCAGCCATTATTGCGGGATACTTTATGGCCTTTACCTATTCTCTTGATGACTTTGCCGTAACCTTCTTTGTAACCGGAAATGGTTTTACAACCTTGTCTGTAGAGATCTACTCACGTGCGCGTCAAGGGATTTCCCTCAGTATCAATGCCTTGTCCGCCCTTGTCTTTCTCTTTAGCGTGCTCTTGGTCATCGGTTATTACATTATCACCCGTGAAAAGGAGGAAGCAGCATGA
- a CDS encoding ABC transporter substrate-binding protein has protein sequence MKKLYSFLTGIVLVILVLWGISHQIEANMNTKNSDKLVIYNWGDYIDPELLKEFTKETGIQVQYDTFDSNEAMYTKIKQGGTTYDIAIPSEYMIAKMMDEHLVEKLDQSKIKGMENIDPKLLNQSFDPGNQYSVPYFWGTLGIVYNTKMVKNAPEHWSDLWREEYRNDIMMYDGAREVMGIGLNTLGYSLNEKDPKKLQEAVDKLYTLTPNIKALVADEMKGYMIQNNAAIGVTFSGEASQMLEANKDLRYVVPTEASNLWFDNIVIPKTVKNKEAAYAFINFMLRPKNALKNALYVGYSTPNKKAKAMLPKEIQDDQSFYPSDETLDHLEVYQQLGKKLLGVYNDLYLQVKMYRK, from the coding sequence ATGAAAAAACTTTATTCATTCCTAACTGGGATTGTCCTTGTCATTCTGGTCCTCTGGGGAATTAGCCACCAGATCGAAGCAAACATGAATACCAAGAATAGTGACAAGTTGGTCATCTACAACTGGGGAGATTATATCGATCCAGAATTGCTCAAGGAATTTACCAAAGAGACAGGGATTCAGGTGCAATATGATACCTTTGATTCCAACGAAGCCATGTACACCAAGATCAAGCAAGGGGGAACCACCTACGATATTGCGATTCCTAGTGAATACATGATTGCCAAGATGATGGATGAACATCTGGTAGAAAAGTTGGACCAATCCAAGATCAAAGGGATGGAAAATATCGATCCAAAACTCTTGAACCAATCGTTTGATCCGGGCAACCAATATTCTGTACCTTATTTCTGGGGGACCTTGGGGATCGTCTACAATACCAAGATGGTCAAAAATGCTCCGGAACATTGGTCGGATCTCTGGCGTGAAGAGTACAGAAATGACATCATGATGTACGATGGTGCGCGTGAGGTCATGGGAATTGGTCTCAATACCTTGGGCTATAGCCTCAATGAAAAGGATCCAAAGAAATTGCAAGAGGCAGTAGATAAACTCTACACCTTGACGCCAAATATTAAAGCTTTGGTGGCTGATGAGATGAAAGGCTATATGATCCAAAACAATGCGGCTATTGGGGTTACCTTCTCAGGAGAAGCCAGCCAAATGCTCGAAGCCAATAAGGATCTTCGCTATGTCGTCCCAACTGAAGCCAGCAACCTTTGGTTTGATAACATTGTCATTCCAAAAACCGTGAAAAATAAAGAAGCAGCATATGCCTTTATTAACTTCATGCTTCGTCCTAAAAATGCTTTGAAAAATGCTCTTTATGTCGGCTACTCTACGCCAAATAAAAAAGCCAAAGCCATGTTGCCAAAAGAAATCCAAGATGACCAATCCTTCTATCCAAGCGATGAAACACTGGACCATTTGGAAGTCTATCAACAATTAGGCAAGAAATTGCTTGGAGTTTATAACGATCTTTACCTTCAGGTCAAGATGTATCGTAAATAA
- a CDS encoding DUF6556 family protein has protein sequence MSQYSRSNKNQKTEEQVDTKPSRGEKVKQGLSLFQTVVATIASLLGIIVTSITIMSLLNKDNQKTEDKPSSSTSVVVVHDKESDSSATNTDANTQTDSSNTDTSSQKETDSSSATESSSSAAQDQGSTATDSGADTASSGTN, from the coding sequence ATGTCACAATATTCAAGAAGTAACAAGAATCAAAAAACTGAGGAACAAGTAGATACCAAACCTTCTCGCGGTGAAAAGGTCAAACAAGGTCTATCACTATTTCAAACGGTTGTAGCTACAATTGCTAGTCTTTTAGGGATTATCGTCACTTCTATTACGATTATGAGTCTGCTTAATAAAGACAATCAAAAAACAGAAGATAAGCCATCTAGCAGCACCAGCGTCGTCGTGGTTCACGATAAGGAGTCTGACTCAAGCGCTACCAATACAGATGCCAATACGCAAACCGATTCAAGCAATACAGATACCAGTTCACAAAAAGAAACCGATAGCTCATCCGCTACAGAATCTAGTTCGTCTGCCGCACAAGACCAAGGCTCCACAGCAACAGACAGTGGCGCAGATACAGCATCATCCGGAACCAACTAA